A portion of the Ricinus communis isolate WT05 ecotype wild-type chromosome 10, ASM1957865v1, whole genome shotgun sequence genome contains these proteins:
- the LOC107261491 gene encoding uncharacterized protein LOC107261491, with translation MPKYAKFLKEPLSNKRKLEEMSMVQLLEKSSTIIQRRLPKKLKDLRIFTIPYFIGNLNVDNVLADLGASISVMPYKLFKKLWMGEPKPTLMSIQVADKSIVYPRGIIEDLLVKVQGVIFSVDFVVMDMDESIDVSLILERPFLATARAIIDVHDGKLIIRVGEEQVTFQIPNAMKHPLVLYDMDVSNDRVERETEQKKCEMPGALEQLAYLEAAKPMRK, from the exons ATGCCCAAGTATGctaaattcttaaaagaaccccTTTCTAACAAGAGGAAGCTTGAGGAAATGTCAATGGTGCAATTGTTAGAAAAGAGTTCAACAATCATTCAAAGAAGATTaccaaagaaattaaaagaccTAAGAATTTTTACTATTCCTTACTTTATTGGTAATCTAAATGTTGATAATGTACTAGCCgatttgggggctagcattAGTGTTATGCCTTATAAATTGTTCAAGAAATTATGGATGGGAGAACCTAAACCAACACTCATGAGCATTCAAGTAGCTGATAAATCTATTGTATACCCTAGGGGTATCattgaggacttattggttaAGGTTcagggggttattttttctgtggattttgtagttatggatatggatgaATCTATTGATGTCTCCCTTATTTTAGAAAGACCCTTCCTTGCTACAGCTAGAGCCATCATTGATGTTCATGATGGTAAGCTCATTATTAGGGTAGGGGAAGAGCAAGTGACATTTCAGATCCCTAATGCCATGAAACATCCACTTGTACTTTATGACATGGATGTTAGTAATGATAGAGTTGAACGTGAGAct gaacaaaagaaatgtgAGATGCCAGGAGCTCTGGAGCAGCTAGCCTACCTTGAGGCAGCAAAGCCAATGAGAAAGTAG